From Arcobacter sp. CECT 8983, the proteins below share one genomic window:
- the pdxA gene encoding 4-hydroxythreonine-4-phosphate dehydrogenase, whose amino-acid sequence MSTKKPKIAISVGDLNGIGIEIALSAHEKISTYCEPIYCINKTMLKNASQLLELDIPKEFKIHNVKADFEIKPGQVTKKSGKFSYDSFCKAINLAKNKKVTSIVTLPVNKEAWNKAGIKYKGHTEVLRDFFGKNAIMMLGCKKMFVGLFTEHCALKKVPKKINEKDLTTFLLDFQKSVNAKKIGVLGLNPHASDNGVLGNEEVEIFKAIKNANKELNKEIFKGPLVPDTAFSPMSRKNYKYFVAMYHDQGLAPLKALYFDQSINVSLNLPIIRTSVDHGTAFDIAYKRNRKINIKSYVNAVKEAVVLHEKRK is encoded by the coding sequence ATGAGTACCAAAAAACCTAAAATTGCTATTTCAGTAGGTGATTTAAATGGTATTGGTATAGAAATAGCTCTTAGTGCCCATGAAAAAATATCTACATATTGTGAACCTATTTATTGTATAAATAAAACTATGTTAAAAAATGCTTCACAACTTTTAGAACTTGATATTCCAAAAGAGTTTAAGATTCATAATGTAAAAGCTGATTTTGAAATAAAACCTGGACAAGTTACAAAAAAAAGTGGTAAATTTTCATATGACTCATTTTGTAAAGCAATTAATCTTGCTAAAAACAAAAAAGTTACTTCAATTGTAACTCTTCCTGTTAATAAAGAAGCATGGAATAAAGCAGGAATAAAATATAAAGGTCATACAGAAGTTCTAAGGGATTTTTTTGGTAAAAATGCAATTATGATGCTAGGATGCAAAAAAATGTTTGTAGGTCTTTTTACAGAACATTGTGCTTTAAAAAAAGTTCCTAAAAAAATAAATGAAAAAGATTTAACTACTTTTCTTTTAGATTTTCAAAAAAGTGTAAATGCTAAAAAAATAGGTGTTTTAGGACTTAATCCCCATGCTAGCGATAATGGCGTTTTAGGTAATGAAGAAGTAGAAATTTTTAAAGCAATTAAAAATGCAAATAAAGAACTAAATAAAGAGATTTTCAAAGGTCCTTTAGTACCTGATACTGCTTTTTCTCCAATGTCAAGGAAAAACTACAAATACTTTGTAGCAATGTACCATGACCAAGGATTAGCTCCACTAAAAGCTTTATACTTTGATCAAAGTATTAATGTAAGTTTAAATCTTCCAATTATAAGAACATCAGTTGACCATGGAACTGCATTTGATATTGCCTATAAAAGAAATAGAAAAATAAATATAAAAAGTTATGTAAATGCAGTAAAAGAGGCTGTAGTCCTTCACGAAAAAAGAAAATGA
- a CDS encoding pyridoxine 5'-phosphate synthase: MLLGVNIDHIAVLREARQINDPNPLDALGICKLAGADQITIHLREDRRHIHDNDAKAIIEQSSLPVNLECAIDEEIIDIVCKLKPNRATLVPEKREEVTTEGGLNLDTYYTKIRKAIKKLHDNEIEVSLFIDPTKEMIELSSKLKVEWVELHTGSFANIYAMLYSNLSQTHHCIKELELPKKVLKDLLNKSRKDIKKSAALAQELNLKVAAGHGLNYQNVGLISSIKTIEELNIGQSIIARSVFTGLEKAIKDMKELV, encoded by the coding sequence ATATAGACCATATAGCTGTTTTAAGAGAAGCAAGACAAATAAATGACCCTAACCCACTTGATGCATTAGGAATTTGTAAACTTGCTGGTGCTGATCAAATTACTATTCACTTAAGAGAAGATAGAAGACATATTCATGATAATGATGCAAAAGCAATTATAGAACAAAGTTCACTTCCAGTTAACTTAGAGTGTGCTATTGATGAAGAAATCATTGATATAGTTTGTAAGTTAAAACCTAATAGAGCGACTCTTGTTCCAGAAAAAAGAGAAGAAGTTACAACAGAAGGTGGACTTAATTTAGATACATATTATACTAAAATCAGAAAAGCTATTAAAAAATTGCATGACAATGAAATTGAAGTTTCACTATTTATTGATCCTACTAAAGAGATGATTGAATTAAGTTCTAAACTAAAAGTTGAGTGGGTAGAACTTCATACAGGATCTTTTGCAAATATTTATGCAATGTTATATAGTAATTTAAGTCAAACACACCACTGTATTAAAGAGTTAGAATTACCTAAAAAAGTACTTAAAGATTTACTTAACAAAAGTAGAAAAGATATTAAAAAATCTGCTGCTTTAGCGCAAGAACTTAATTTAAAAGTTGCTGCTGGACATGGATTAAACTATCAAAATGTTGGACTTATTTCATCTATCAAAACAATTGAAGAGTTAAATATTGGGCAAAGTATTATTGCTAGGTCTGTTTTCACAGGATTAGAAAAAGCTATTAAAGATATGAAAGAGTTAGTATGA